AATAACCCACAATAAACCATTAAAGGAAAACCAATGTAATGAATAACCCACAATAAACCATTAAAGGAAAACCAATGTAATGAATAACCCACAATAAACCATTAAAGGAAAACTGATGTAATAAATAACCCATAATAAACCATTAAAGGAAAACCAATGTAACGAATAACCCACAATAAACCATTAAAGGAAaacaaatgtaacaaataaCCCATAATAAACCTTTAAAGGAAAACCAATGTAACAAATAACTCATAATAAACCATTAAGGAAAACCAATGTAACAAATTACCTACAATAAATCATTAAAGGAAAACCAATGTAACAAATTACCTACAATAAATCCTTAAAGGAAAACCAATGTAACAAATAACCCATAATAAACCATTAAGGAAAACCAATGTAACAAATTACCTACAATAAATCATTAAAGGAAAACCAATGTAACAAATTACCTACAATAAATCATTAAAGGAAAACCAGTGTAACAAATAACCCACAATAAACCATTAAAGGAAAACCAGTGTAATGAATAACTCGCATAATAAACAATTAAAGGTAAACTAATGTAATGAATAACCCATAATAAACCATTAAAGGAAAACCAATGTAATGAATTACCCACAATAAACCATTAAAGGTAAACTAATGTAATGAATTACCCATAACAAATCATTAAAGGAAAACCAATGTAACGAATAACTCGCATAATAAACCATTAAAGGTAAACTAATGTAATGAATAACCCATAATAAACCATTAAAGGAAAACCAATGTAATGAATTACCCACAATAAACCATTAAAGGAAAACTAATGTAATGAATTACCCATAACAAATCATTAAAGGAAAACCAATGTTACGAATAACTCGCATAATAAACCATTAAAGGTAAACTAATGTATTGAATAACCCATAATAAACCATTAAAGGAAAACCAATGTAATGAATTACCCACAATAAATCATTAAGGAAAACTAATGTAACAAATAACCCATAACAAATCATTAAAGGAAAACCAATGTAACGAATAACtcataataaaccattaaaGGAAAAACCAATGTAACGAACAACtcataataaaccattaaaGGAAAACCAATGTAATGAATAACCCATAATAAACCATTAAAGGAAAACCAATGTAACGAACAACtcataataaaccattaaaGGAAAACCAATGTAACAAACAACtcataataaaccattaaaGGAAAACCAATGTAACGAATAACCCATAATAAACCATAAAAGGAAAACCAATGTAACGAATAACtcataataaaccattaaaGGAAAACCAATGTAACGAACAACtcataataaaccattaaaGGAAAACCAATGTAACGAATAACCCATAATAAACCATTAAAGGAAAACCAATGTAACGAATAACCCATAATAAACCATTAAAGGAAAACCAATGTAACGAATAACtcataataaaccattaaaGGAAAACCAATGTAACGAACAACtcataataaaccattaaaGGAAAACCAATGTAACGAATAACCCATAATAAACCATTAAAGGAAAACCAATGTAACGAACAACTCATAATAATCCATTAAAGGAAAACCAATGTAACGAACAACtcataataaaccattaaaGGAAAACCAATGTAACGAATAACCCATAATAAACCATTAAAGGAAAACCAATGTAATGAATAACCCACAATATACCATTAAAGGAAAACCAATGTAATGAATAACCCACAATAAACCATTAAAGGAAAACTGATGTAATAAATAACCCATAATAAACCATTAAAGGAAAATCAATGTAACGAATAACCCACAATAAACCATTAAAGGAAaacaaatgtaacaaataaCCCATAATAAACCTTTAAAGGAAAACCAATGTAACAAATAACTCATAATAAACCATTAAGGAAAACCAATGTAACAAATTACCTACAATAAATCATTAAAGGAAAACCAATGTAACAAATTATCTACAATAAATCATTAAAGGAAAACCAATGTAACAAATTACCTACAATAAATCATTAAAGGAAAACTGATGTAACAAATTACCTACAATAAATCATTAAAGGAAAACCAATGTAACAAATAACCCATAATAAACCTTTAAAGGAAAACCAATGTAACAAATTACCTACAATAAATCTTTAAAGGAAAACCAATGTAACAAATTACCTACAATAAACCATTAAAGGAAaacaaatgtaacaaataaCCCATAATAAACCTTTAAAGGAAAACCAATGTAACAAATAACtcataataaaccattaaaGGAAAACCAATGTAACAAATTACCTACAATAAATCATTAAAGGAAAACCAATATAACAAATTACCTACAATAAATCATTAAAGGAAAACCAATGTAACAAATTACCTACAATAAATCATTAAAGGAAAACCAATGTAACAAATAACCCACAATAAACCATTAAAGGAGAACCAGTGTAATGAATAACTCGCATAATAAACAATTAAAGGTAAACTAATGTAATGAATAACCCATAATAAACCATTAAAGGAAAACCAATGTAATGAATTACCCACAATAAACCATTAAAGGAAAACCAATGTAATGAATTACCCACAATAAACCATTAAAGGTAAACTAATGTAATGAATTACCCATAACAAATCATTAAAGGAAAACCAATGTAACGAATAACTCGCATAATAAACCATTAAAGGTAAACTAATGTATTGAATAACCCATAATAAACCATTAAAGGAAAACCAATGTAATGAATTACCCACAATAAATCATTAAGGAAAACTAATGTAACAAATAACCCATAACAAATCATTAAAGGAAAACTAATGTAACGAATAACTCAAAATAAACCATTAAAGGAAAAACCAATGTAACGAATAACtcataataaaccattaaaGGAAAACCAATGTAACGAACAACtcataataaaccattaaaGGAAAACCAATGTAACGAACAACtcataataaaccattaaaGGAAAACCAATGTAACGAACAACtcataataaaccattaaaGGAAAACCAATGTAACGAATAACTTATAAACCATTAAAGGAAAACCACTGTAATGAATTACCCACAATAAATCATTAAAGGAAAACTAATGTAACAAATAACCCATAATAAACCATTAAAGGAAAAACGAATGTAACGAACAACTCATAACAACCCATTAAAGGAAAACCAATGTAACAAATTACCCACAATAAACCATTAAAGGAAAACCAATGTAACGAATAACTCATAATAAACCATTTAAGAAAAACCAATCAAGGTTCCAATCAGCAGGTAAAGCTACATAGCATGTCACAGGGTAAGAGTACTGTGCTACCAGAGGCAACCAAACCTGCGCCCTGGATGTATTGGTCATCTGTTGTAAAAACTGAGCTAAAAGGAAATTCACCCAGTGCAAAGCCAAAAGGTGACCGTATCCCAATTTACACTTTAACACAACTTGAACCTACTACACTACTCCTCCCACTCATCTTTCAAATAGGTTCACCCTCAAATACATGGCAATCCAGGTTTTATCTCCAAGGAAGTCTCTCAATCTCCTATTAGTACTTGAAGTGGTGTATTAACCAAATGTAACAGGGTGAGAGTATAGTGTGCTGTATACTGGGATCGAACCCGCAACCTTGAGGGGTTGGAGGATACAGGGTTAGAACCAGTCAGGCCGTGCATTTTACCGCTCCTACTACCATACCATAAGAAGCCATATTTGAGCCAATAGGCATAAAAACCAGGTGCTGGtactattgaaatattttaagctTATGTCAGAATGTTGAACATGTAGAGGATTATATAGTATTGATATTACAGCTACATCAGATATCATAACTAATACCACAAAATCAATGCACACAGACAGGCAAAATCATAAACAAGGAGGATGTatatcatgttcacaaggaTTTGTTTTATCCGCATGACTTTGGACTGCAAGTGCCTGGtttcattttacaataatatatgaCACTGTAGTTAAGTACACATAATTTTCACACATTTTAAAACATCTTAACAAGCTAAGCCTTTGGGCTAAAACTTGGCCTCATTCCCAACAGCAACACTCCTAATTTTCCAATTGAaaagccaaaatttaaaaaaaaaaatgctacaATTTCCTAAAAGAACTGAGCTAAAGCATttcatatcattatatatataacttgcTGAAAGACATCTACAGATTATAATGTATAAGATTTCAGATATGTTTACTTCAGCAATTCAGCTAGCCTACATTGGTGAAAATTAATTTACCTTAGCGATGCTGATAAAATTCCAACTTCtcaatgttttctttaaaatctAGCTTCATCATCACACTTTGTTTTTACCAAATTTACAGCTGTAGAACCCATTCGTGGATATGTAAAGTTACATTTATTAACCTTACAGTACAAACAACAAAGGTTTCTAGGTCAGATTTGTTTCCCTATAACTAGTGGTTTCAAGCACCTACACTTCAAAAGCATTGTTCTCCAAATTCAGATCTTGTCATATGCACAGTAAAGTGCTGGAGAACAAAATCTAATGGAATTAACAACGCCTATCAATATCATGTATTCATACTGATCTTATTATCAATTCATAAGTGATCATCAATTGCTTTGGCTGCTTTAACATCATACGGTATTAACAGTCATGGTCATCTAAGAATTTGCCAGGTTAAGGAAGTGAaagaaagctggagtacccagagaaaaaaaccactgaccagtggtcagcaCTTGGTAACTGCTCCCATGGGGTGTAAAATCATGATCCAGAGGTGGCCTATGGCTCACTGTTGGTAAGATGTTGGGACAACTACCACTCGGCTTCCGATCAACAGTTACAGACAATTTACTGCAAACTAACTTTCACAAATTTTGCGATCCATCAATAAATTCccgaaagtttatctctgcaAATTAGCATCTACATCATTGATACTGATAAGACTTTCCAGTCATTTTTTTTAACCtgaaagtttatctctgcaAATTAGCATCTACATCATTGATACTGATAAGACTTTCCAGTCATTTTTTTTAACCCGCGAATGTTAATTTTTGCAAagatgttttgaaatggaaattgcaaAATCAAGTTGCAGTGAAATCAAGTCGGTTTACTCTTCTTATGTGGAAGTCATTTTGCTATTTATCTGCACTTGTTGTGGAGTTTGATCAgcttataaaaatacatatacacaaacaaaatacaagtataCTGTCATaaaagcatttttttaaaaggtAGTTCCAGTCAAGATAAAGGATGACAAGAGGTCTAgcaaatgtatacatgtactgtatttttgtgaCAGCGTATAGTACACACTTTtttcctatacatgtatatacatgtaagtgaaAGATATAGGGCTGCGCACACATATTGATATTAAGATTCTGGTCTGTATGAAGATTAAAGCTTATATAAATCCTCATGGTTCACATACCACTTTTTCCTAGATATTCcaataatatgatttaaacacAAACGGAAATACTTGACTTAAATTGAAAGTGTCATAATTTCAAACATCCCAGACAATACAAAATCAATCATATATACCGGTAATCAAATCTATATTTCAACTGAACATTTCACCAATAACATAAATATGGCTTAATTATACTAAGCTTCCTATCATAGATTTAAGCCATAATTTAAAATCTACAGGCAACAGCTTTACATTCTGTAATAAGATGCCCATTAAAATATCCTttattacccccccccccccccccccaaacacacacactattGTCTTTGCGGATGAATTACCATTTAGTAACCCACTTGGCCATTGGTAATAGATAATCCAAGGGCATTTATCCCCCTccagggagataactcttccCACAGCTCAATAGTTGAACACCAGAAAGTTGTCACTTGCTCTTCACTTTCAAACAACACTTTTAAAAGAACTTACCATGGACTTTGTCAGCTATCGTCTTAGTGACAGCATTTCATGTAGTTGTGTAGGAtaattttgaaaggaaaattattgcTCTTTCCAAtagtagtaaccgtttttatgaagaTTAACGTGctacaaatgtgttttatagCCACTAAAGCAACATGAAGGTGGTGTAGAAGTTTTGAGTCGGGGAACTTTCTACCCTTTACGTATACAGTCATACTATGTAGTAGTTtgattttttatctagacctttaaaatgtctaaaaattgTCTTAGATCCCTTTGGTTGTCAATCTTAGGCCGTCAATATACTAGGTAAAAGATCATCTGAAATTATCATCActttaaagaaacttttattttttgttttggaaacaTAGTGGGCCTTTGATTTCAAATGATGTTCTTTTGACTCGGTTTGATAACAATTAACTTATGAATGTATAAAAGGATGGAAGGAATTCGAACTTCcttcaaatttttcaatggtggtaatggtgtaaagtaagtaacttttgtaactgaagaaaaatacttgaTCATCTGCTCCTTTttgtgatagtgaaaaaatatcatttgtcagcggtggagcatctttaagtgtacatgtgtgtatcaatctttatttgtgttcattttgtatgaggttttatgaaacttgtctcgaagtttaatttttgctcgcaaaggcttgcaaaaataaaagcttcttagacttgtttcataaaatctcatatgaaatgaacacttattTAAGATCCTATAATAACTCAGAGTTTAACATCATTTGGAAAagatatttttgtgtaaatcaCTAAAGTTTATTAGTAGTCTGATATAGTAAATCTAACTAAattgtgaattaaaaaaaaactaatttgtaTATGTTTGTTCGGtggatatcatatatatatatataatacctaTTAACTGATAGTATATTGTCAGTAACACAAAAAGTGAAATACAAAAACCATGTCATTGGGTCACAGTacacaaaacataaatgtacaatgtacaatataaaatatgagtTACATAAATTAGAAAAGGCATATAAATGTACACTGATATAAAGTACCATTTTCGAAATCAGTTTAGAATTCATTAATAAATGAGATCGGAAATTTGACTTACATCTTTCCGGCAAGGTGTTTATTGCGTCGACAACTTTCCCTCAAGTCGTTCTGTGTGGGTTTTACACTGCGTCACGAACTAGGTCAAGTCATCGAGTCTTCGATGGTGACAACTTTCAAACTGTATGATATTTTGTTGAATGTTATCTTTACTCCATGTTGTGTAGATCTAAAGTAAAATTTAACAATGTGAACGCGTTTGCTCTTAGCGACAAAACACTTCCTGCATGAACAAGCCCTCTGTTTTTCTTGGAATTCTAAAAATAACTGAGAAATCTCGGTCGTCGAAAGGCTTTTCATAATTACGTCACAAGGAAATACCCCgatactaaaaatagattgctTGACAAGGATACGTTAAAAAGCGCgggaaattttaattttacaatctgCTGaaatttttcttcttcaaaatttgtgtatattttttttcgttaCACCAATGAAATATTACTCTATCTGGAAGTTTTGTACCTGTATAGCGTTACATTTCCATgacattatcattatacatgtatattatatataacggCTACATATGTAGATCTATTGTAGTTATGTGAttcattttcaacatttaaataCTTGTTTGTTGCAGCACATTTTGGCACTCAAATTCTTTGAAAGGTAGTTATTATAGTAACTGTATGTGATAAAAAAGTATTctataatacaatatatgtagTCCAGGGATGGATGTAACaggagtgatagtaacccctggaatatccaGAATGGTTTCCATCATGGATTACCAAAGGAGACTCACAGGCAGAAACAGTCAAAACCAGTGTTCACATGACCTGCAGAATGCAGTGAGATTACAGGCCTCTTCCAAATGCAAGCAGAGGGTGATCTTGTGTCCCATTACCGCCTTTTGTTGGTGTGAGTTTAATTTCTATAGTTGTGTTAGTGAAGGACAGTTTACTACGACTATTGTGAATATCAGGTGTGTTATGCAGATCACTAGAtttaataatatctaaattcTGATGTGTTAAAAAGTAATTAAAGTCAGAGAAATTATAGTGGATACTatattcacaccatttttaataaaataacgACTTGTTCGAGCCTTAATTCCTTTGGCCAACTATTCACTTGATAAGAGTTTGATGTCCCGGTATATAGTGGgtttttttgtgggttttttttttctttttataattttttttttgacatgTGATATTGTTAGTGTTAATAGAGGATAtgccttgtttcttgatgaatataCCTGTTATATTTCATCTTGTgtggtggaaactttgatatttttcaagagtcaattgtattttattattagttatatacccttgtgatTATCATGTGGTATTTATGTGAGCATAACGTCacatatttctacacaaaaatataatgtcattttatgatgtcatttttatgcacaaactatatatttatataatgacgtaacattatcaaaatgatattttcactgtcaatgcaGCATTCTGATAAGTCAAAAGCGagtaaaaccttatatttcacaacaaaaaatgtaataaaataaattattttttatctttggCATTGTGTTTCATTGTACCTACATATTGTATGTTGGTGAATTTGATATATTCATTCATGTATTGGTCACCTATCTTCTCTCTGGGTCATTCCTACATAAATTGCTGCAACTATGTTAGAACattgttaaaataatataaCCTTGTGGGAGTACATACCGGTAAGTGCTGAAAGACAATCGGAAAACAAAAAGGATGACTGGACTGGGtccatcctcgataatccaggggttcaGATCACTTATGATCACTACAcccatggactatctcatagtaaaattggaggcaacagaacagaacaggtaatttagtcgcttgatgtacatcaaaagagctgtataacggtacactgtggttgactgtgtggctttgatgttaggtgtcgctctctctgtagtcttcaaaggaaatatttgctggtctgtgattggttcaaatgttttccgctgagatGCCTCCCATTTTACTGAGatagaattttgtaaaatgtttgtgattacaaaaaagaatgaaaagttACATATATAGGGCCTTTAAAACAGACTACATGCTATAATCCATGATTCATTAAAAAAACACTTTTAGCTCGATCCTCTCTAcaaatttattaaaacaaatcaggATGCTTCTAATTAATTACAAAAGACATTCCTATAATGTCAAAGACTTTTCTGTGATCTTTATGTTAACTAACTAGAGAGTCATTTTTTTTGTCACCATCATTTGAACTTAAGGACAcatatttttaagaaactttagGATTTTCCGAATAATCCTCTAGAACACCTTCCAAATGTTCATTCAGTTTCTTGAATGTTTTTCTTCCTCCACCTTTCTTCCTCTTCTGTACAGGAGCAGCTTTACGTAAACCAGTGTCCTGCATTGATGTAATGCCTTGTTTCTCCAAGTATTCCTCAATCTTTTTCTCGTCTAACCCGTCCACAGATACACCTCGCCAAAGTTTCCGAAACTCTTCGTCCACCGTGTACCGACAGTACTTATCATTGTAATACAGAACCTGTTTTTTGTCAGTGGGACGTGTCACAATTACTACATTTTCACCCAGAGCTTTCAAAGCCTTCTCTGTGTTTGTAGTACCAAAAGACTCGTCTATATCCTCCTTGAGAATTCCACCCATTCCATGGAGGTCATGTCGTTTCAGCAGGTTGAGGAAACCTTTTCTGTCCTTGATTTCATACGTAGgcctaaacaaatatttttgtccACTCTCTACCACTTTTATTTTGGGATTACTCAATAAGGCTTCTGTGATCAGCCAGTGCCTCATTTTTGAGCCGACATCAAGTTGATTTGTTTCATCCAAAATCTCATCTATTGTGAGAGAATGTCGGTCACCATTTTGATGTCTTTCTCGCATGTATTTCACTATTTTTGCTAGTATACTGAATTTATACTGAGAACTCCCTTGCATTTTCTTGTAGTCAAAGTTGCTACTTCTTGGAGCACTACTACTTTCTGCAGGCTTTGGTCTAGAAAAATGTGAAGATTTTGGCTTTTTAGAAGATCTGTCGTCATTTTCTTGTTTTggcttttttcttttctctacTGTAGGTTGTGCTTTTGCCCTTTCGAGGAAAGCCTTCCTTTCCTTCAAGAGTGCTGGATCCATTATTATCTGAAAGCATATTAAGTCAGATTAAAGGAGGAGATTTGTCAAAATATGTCTACTACtataatattatgataaattttGTCCCATAGCTATATGATATGGGCTTAATAACTAAGTTAAATGTGGTCAAGAGATGTGAAggtctaaaacaaacaaaccaaagtctACTGGTAGACCAaatgattaattaaaaaaacatgattATAATTCAAACTAGGGTGCAAAAGGGGCATAACATCTAGGGTGAAAAGATTGGCCTAGGGTTTGTTTAATTTACACCATTTAGAAAACAAGatgctattatatatataattaagattCCATCTAAAAAGGTTTCTACAATCTTACTGCGATAGTTATTTCTCTTATACTGAACATGGTTATCCTGTGGTTGCTATGGGAAATCGCAACTCTGTGTacgattcttaagttgtcaaacatgaggtttgtcaaatatttgatagcttaaagttgtatttcttgtaatttcaccatcacaaactgttgtaaaacatacaatgtttgAATATGGATGGTTAtttatgatggttcagatccataaaTACACCAATATGCAATTGACGTAGTGGTAAATATCGCATGAAATGTCACACATTTTGAAAGAACTGCCACAGTCAatgccatgtttcaaacttttggGTAATATTGGAAAATCAAGTTacatcacgtgaccgacatcggcgatacccgtTATAGATCAGAACCTCCCGAGCCGTGTCAGGTGGTCCATATCGGCATTACCTgtacagatcggaatagatTGGACCAGTTTGGatacttccgagctattttGAACGTGTAcatgttaaaaatcaatatcttaatttaattgtttaataactttgctaatacaaactttacaacaagaggcctagagggcctgtattgctcacctgttttttttataattatcacaaagactctttcaattagaaaaattagcaaaattgactccaaatttgttttattttgaatcacaaccatataatgatgctatagaaaCCAtgcaaatatgctatccaatacatagggtCAGAGagaaagtaatttatatgaaaatagtagcctaattgacatGTTTGGCCCTAGAGCGAATAGACGTACCcagcctactatacctttcggccgggtacgaattggccactatgtgtcgtagtggagcactgcctccgaaaatcactcgagcatcgttttctttactttttttgtaggtttccaattatttcatttacatatgatttttgtccaaaataaacataactaccattcttaatatctatcgtaccgctcacaagacgtcaaattcacaatttgtggacttgctgtataaatcccttcagaaagaccttcatatgtataatgtgaaaaaaatgatgcctcaatgagaatttgatattttatgtggtgcagttttattgcctagaaggtaagcgatatcaaacaagtacaataaaaatgcaaacgaacgttttataatggttggcataatcattactttgcaccattagcagtaatacggaccaattgtagctctaaagacgacaccattttctgtcaaaaagtcttttgagctacaatattgcagctagtttGGCCCCGCTTCTAATGTATGCTTAGTTGCAAAAAGGAGTCgttaatatggaaatagccaaattgaccccttttgaccccaccactcaggccccctgggtgtcagccccatcatttgcacaattttgaatccctaccctataaggatgctaccattgcattatgagcgtaattccatgcttagttgcagagaagaagttgtttatatggaaatagcccaaTTGAGCCCTTTTGACGCCGCCTTCAGGCCCCCAGGAGATcaaccccatcatttgtacaattttgaatccccaccctataacgatactaccattgcattatgagtggtatcccatgcttagtttcagagaagaagtcgtttacatggaaatagccaaattgaccttttttgaccccacccctcaggcccccggggggtcagccccatcatttgtacaattttgaatccccatcctataagggtGCTACTATTGcgttatgggtgctatcccatgcttagtttcagagaagaagtcatttatatggaaatagccaaattgactgcttttgaccctgcccctcaggcccaaaGGGGGTCCgccccaccatttgtacaaatttgaatccctaccctataagtatgctactattgcattatgggtggtatcccatgcttagtttcagagaagaagttgtttata
This portion of the Argopecten irradians isolate NY chromosome 6, Ai_NY, whole genome shotgun sequence genome encodes:
- the LOC138325697 gene encoding general transcription factor IIE subunit 2-like translates to MDPALLKERKAFLERAKAQPTVEKRKKPKQENDDRSSKKPKSSHFSRPKPAESSSAPRSSNFDYKKMQGSSQYKFSILAKIVKYMRERHQNGDRHSLTIDEILDETNQLDVGSKMRHWLITEALLSNPKIKVVESGQKYLFRPTYEIKDRKGFLNLLKRHDLHGMGGILKEDIDESFGTTNTEKALKALGENVVIVTRPTDKKQVLYYNDKYCRYTVDEEFRKLWRGVSVDGLDEKKIEEYLEKQGITSMQDTGLRKAAPVQKRKKGGGRKTFKKLNEHLEGVLEDYSENPKVS